A single region of the Nocardioides sp. W7 genome encodes:
- a CDS encoding cyclopropane-fatty-acyl-phospholipid synthase family protein has product MSVAATLAEAARPFLGGDLPVRLRAWDGSEAGPVDAPLVELRSPDAVRRLLRHPGELGAAQAYVTGELEVDHDLEDALTQAFSVARERGLPVRPTPSAVLSAVRAVTRLGLLRPAPAPPRSQARSRGRLHSPLRDRRSISHHYDLSNEFYALILEESMAYSCGYHASPSVSLEEAQRAKLDLVCRKLGLEPGMRLLDVGCGWGSLSLHAAEHFGAQVVGVTIAAEQKRFIDARIAERGLGDRVRIRLQDYREVPERDHFDAVGSIEMGEHVGEGNYPTYVSVLARSAKPGGRVLVQQMSRTGRWPGGGPFIESFIAPDMHMRPVGETVAYLEHGGLEVRDVHALREHYVLTVAGWLERFEKNLPRLVDLVGEEVVRVWRLYLVGGSMAFRDGRMGVDQILAVRPGGEHSLPSVRSW; this is encoded by the coding sequence GTGAGCGTCGCCGCCACCCTCGCCGAGGCCGCGCGCCCGTTCCTGGGCGGCGACCTGCCGGTGCGGCTGCGGGCCTGGGACGGCTCCGAGGCCGGCCCGGTCGATGCCCCGCTGGTCGAGCTGCGCTCGCCCGACGCCGTACGCCGCCTGCTCCGGCACCCCGGCGAGCTCGGCGCGGCCCAGGCGTACGTCACCGGCGAGCTGGAGGTCGACCACGACCTCGAAGACGCGCTGACCCAGGCCTTCTCGGTGGCTCGCGAGCGCGGCCTGCCGGTGCGGCCGACACCGTCCGCGGTGCTCTCCGCGGTCCGTGCCGTGACGCGGCTCGGGCTGCTGCGCCCCGCTCCGGCGCCGCCGCGGTCGCAGGCGCGGAGCCGCGGCCGGCTGCACAGCCCGCTGCGGGACCGGCGCTCGATCAGCCACCACTACGACCTCTCCAACGAGTTCTACGCGCTGATCCTGGAGGAGTCGATGGCGTACTCCTGCGGTTACCACGCCTCACCGTCGGTGTCCCTGGAGGAGGCGCAGCGGGCCAAGCTGGACCTGGTCTGCCGCAAGCTCGGCCTCGAGCCCGGGATGCGGCTGCTCGACGTCGGCTGCGGCTGGGGGTCGCTCTCGCTGCACGCCGCCGAGCACTTCGGCGCGCAGGTCGTCGGCGTGACCATCGCGGCCGAGCAGAAGCGGTTCATCGACGCCCGGATCGCCGAGCGCGGCCTGGGCGACCGGGTGCGGATCCGGCTCCAGGACTATCGCGAGGTGCCCGAGCGCGACCACTTCGACGCGGTCGGGTCGATCGAGATGGGCGAGCACGTCGGCGAGGGCAACTACCCAACGTACGTCTCCGTCCTGGCGCGCTCGGCGAAGCCCGGCGGGCGGGTGCTGGTGCAGCAGATGTCGCGCACCGGGAGGTGGCCGGGCGGCGGACCGTTCATCGAGTCGTTCATCGCCCCCGACATGCACATGCGCCCGGTGGGAGAGACGGTCGCGTACCTCGAGCACGGGGGTCTCGAGGTGCGCGACGTGCACGCGCTGCGCGAGCACTACGTGCTCACCGTGGCGGGTTGGCTGGAGCGGTTCGAGAAGAACCTGCCCCGCCTCGTCGACCTCGTCGGCGAGGAGGTCGTCCGCGTGTGGCGGCTCTACCTCGTCGGCGGCTCGATGGCCTTCCGCGACGGGCGGATGGGCGTCGACCAGATCCTCGCCGTCCGGCCCGGTGGCGAGCACTCCCTGCCGTCGGTGCGGTCGTGGTGA
- a CDS encoding DUF1295 domain-containing protein, whose product MSVVIALLVGLAAVLVGMGAAALRARRLGVVAVVDVAWGAGFVLVALSTAVLGTAIGDGTGWRRWLVVGLVAVWGLRLAWHVRSRALGDHGGKEDPRYSAMLGGSLAEVGMATAVRRVFLVQGLAQWLVAVPVMVGAVLDAAWWPAVAAGVVVWGVGLFFEAVGDRQLAAYKAQPRSSRPAVMDRGLWAWTRHPNYFGDATVWWGIWLAAGLGSGWVAGLATVACPAIMTLFLVRVTGVRLLEKTMMQRPGYPEYAARTSAFVPLPPRRADVPLPRSTGGVRSRPSHRRST is encoded by the coding sequence ATGAGCGTCGTGATCGCCCTGCTCGTCGGCCTGGCCGCCGTGCTGGTCGGCATGGGGGCCGCCGCGCTCCGGGCCCGCCGGCTCGGCGTCGTCGCGGTCGTCGACGTGGCGTGGGGCGCCGGCTTCGTGCTGGTCGCGCTGTCGACGGCGGTCCTCGGCACGGCGATCGGCGACGGGACCGGTTGGCGCCGGTGGCTGGTGGTCGGCCTGGTCGCGGTGTGGGGGCTGCGGCTCGCCTGGCACGTGCGCAGCCGCGCGCTCGGCGACCACGGCGGGAAGGAGGACCCGCGCTACTCAGCGATGCTCGGCGGCTCGCTGGCCGAGGTCGGGATGGCGACCGCCGTACGCCGCGTGTTCCTCGTGCAGGGACTGGCCCAGTGGCTGGTCGCCGTACCCGTCATGGTCGGCGCGGTCCTCGACGCCGCCTGGTGGCCCGCGGTGGCCGCCGGCGTGGTCGTCTGGGGCGTCGGGCTGTTCTTCGAGGCGGTCGGCGACCGGCAGCTCGCGGCCTACAAGGCGCAGCCGCGCTCGTCGCGCCCGGCCGTGATGGACCGGGGACTGTGGGCCTGGACCCGGCACCCCAACTACTTCGGCGACGCCACCGTCTGGTGGGGCATCTGGCTCGCCGCCGGCCTCGGCTCCGGCTGGGTCGCCGGCCTGGCCACCGTCGCCTGCCCCGCGATCATGACGCTCTTCCTGGTCCGGGTCACCGGCGTGCGGCTGCTGGAGAAGACGATGATGCAGCGGCCCGGCTACCCCGAGTACGCCGCGCGGACCTCGGCGTTCGTGCCGCTGCCGCCGCGCCGGGCGGACGTCCCACTTCCCCGGTCTACCGGGGGCGTCCGTTCTCGGCCATCACATCGCCGGAGCACGTAG
- a CDS encoding PLD nuclease N-terminal domain-containing protein: MLRFLPGLVVLVLWVYCLVDVIGTRDDSVRHLPKWAWIVLVLLFPFVGSVAWLLAGRPAKARPLTREQGAAPGFSEYERPGRFAAADPEKDEEFLRQVRERAEQQRRAYEEKKRREREEQDGAEEPGA; this comes from the coding sequence ATGCTCAGGTTCCTGCCCGGCCTCGTGGTGCTCGTGCTGTGGGTCTACTGCCTCGTCGACGTGATCGGCACGCGCGACGACAGCGTCCGCCATCTGCCGAAGTGGGCCTGGATCGTGCTCGTGCTGCTGTTCCCGTTCGTCGGCTCGGTCGCCTGGCTGCTGGCCGGCCGGCCCGCGAAGGCCCGGCCGCTGACCCGCGAGCAGGGGGCGGCGCCCGGCTTCTCCGAGTACGAGCGGCCCGGCCGGTTCGCCGCCGCCGACCCGGAGAAGGACGAGGAGTTCCTCCGCCAGGTCCGCGAGCGAGCCGAGCAGCAGCGACGGGCCTACGAGGAGAAGAAGCGGCGCGAGCGCGAGGAGCAGGACGGCGCCGAGGAGCCGGGGGCCTGA
- a CDS encoding protein-L-isoaspartate O-methyltransferase, with protein sequence MDPVTAAFDATPRVDFLPPDQRERTSYDGPLPIGHGQTCSQPRTVRAMLGLLEVRRGQRVLDVGSGSGWTTALLAHLVGPSGEVRGVEIVPDLVGFGRTNLATMRRGWARIDATAPGVLGDPEHAPYDRVLVSAEADELPVPLVDQLVPGGRLVVPVRGELLLVVADPDGPIVTSHGAYRFVPLR encoded by the coding sequence ATGGACCCGGTGACGGCCGCGTTCGACGCCACGCCGCGGGTGGACTTCCTCCCGCCCGACCAGCGCGAGCGGACGTCGTACGACGGTCCGCTCCCCATCGGCCACGGCCAGACCTGCTCCCAGCCCCGCACCGTCCGGGCGATGCTCGGGCTGCTGGAGGTACGCCGGGGTCAGCGGGTGCTCGACGTCGGCAGCGGCTCCGGCTGGACCACCGCCCTGCTCGCCCACCTGGTCGGTCCGAGCGGGGAGGTCCGAGGGGTGGAGATCGTGCCGGACCTGGTCGGCTTCGGGCGCACCAACCTCGCCACGATGCGCCGCGGCTGGGCCCGGATCGACGCGACGGCGCCGGGGGTGCTCGGCGACCCGGAGCACGCGCCGTACGACCGGGTCCTGGTCTCCGCGGAGGCCGACGAGCTGCCCGTGCCGCTGGTCGACCAGCTGGTGCCGGGCGGGCGCCTGGTCGTGCCCGTGCGGGGCGAGCTGCTGCTGGTCGTGGCGGACCCGGACGGACCGATCGTGACGTCGCACGGCGCCTACCGGTTCGTCCCGCTGAGGTGA
- a CDS encoding tyrosine-protein phosphatase: MSTEENPEELVRLASADNFRDVAGPGAGYPTTRGSTVRRGVFFRANELRLTHEDAASIAALGVTGVLDLRSQHEIDAHPDIEIPGAAWTHVDVLGIPMDEISSLPDRTAAVAMMERVYRGFVEDPATRAALGRVLTLLADDGVHLFHCSAGKDRTGWTAALLLHLAGVDDAVIEADYLLTNEYAEASRAAVLAQIVEHLGPDKAEVYQPVLVADADYLRTSYASVERLYGDRGAYLRDGLGLGEGVLAALGRKLGG; encoded by the coding sequence GTGAGCACCGAGGAGAACCCCGAGGAGCTGGTCCGACTCGCCTCGGCCGACAACTTCCGCGACGTGGCCGGCCCCGGCGCCGGCTACCCGACCACGCGCGGCTCGACCGTGCGTCGTGGCGTGTTCTTCCGCGCCAACGAGCTGCGGCTGACCCACGAGGACGCCGCGTCGATCGCGGCCCTGGGCGTCACCGGCGTCCTCGACCTGCGCAGCCAGCACGAGATCGACGCCCACCCCGACATCGAGATCCCCGGCGCCGCCTGGACGCACGTCGACGTGCTCGGCATCCCCATGGACGAGATCTCCTCGCTGCCCGATCGGACCGCCGCGGTCGCGATGATGGAGCGGGTCTACCGCGGCTTCGTCGAGGACCCCGCCACCCGCGCCGCCCTCGGCCGGGTGCTCACCCTGCTCGCCGACGACGGGGTGCACCTGTTCCACTGCAGCGCCGGCAAGGACCGCACCGGCTGGACCGCTGCCCTGCTGCTGCACCTCGCCGGCGTCGACGACGCCGTGATCGAGGCCGACTACCTGCTCACGAACGAGTACGCCGAGGCCAGCCGCGCGGCCGTCCTCGCGCAGATCGTCGAGCACCTCGGCCCGGACAAGGCCGAGGTCTACCAGCCGGTGCTCGTCGCCGACGCCGACTACCTGCGGACGTCCTACGCCTCGGTCGAGCGGTTGTACGGCGACCGGGGTGCCTACCTGCGCGACGGGCTCGGGCTGGGTGAGGGTGTGCTTGCGGCGCTGGGGCGCAAGCTTGGGGGGTGA
- a CDS encoding YihY/virulence factor BrkB family protein has translation MGRVIDVVDRGQQRVPVIGFPLAVFYKYLDDQGNYLAAIIAYYAFIAIFPLLLLGTSILGFILQGNPDLQERILDSALGQFPIIGDELGRPEGLQGSKTGAVVGGLVALYGALGLGQAIQNALNQAWAIPRNSRPNPFLLRLRSLMLLVTAGVALLGLSIGSALLSQTEVFGEFASYRWPIVVVTVTLVTLVLALLFRLGAARTHQLRSVLPGAFVVAVMWQSLQSIGTAYVTGVIAEAEGMDSTFAVVLGLIGLLWVAAVMGVLGMEVNVVLARRLWPRALLTIVTDKVNLTDADKRAYESYARMQRHKAYQAIGVVWSERPRSSSSVSPSGPEPEPGPEPEPSPGSGPAAETASEVGPEVGPEPKTAAAPTGRPMPPTGPPPAGPPPPPSSPPLPSQPTVAPADSPPVGSPDSP, from the coding sequence GTGGGCCGGGTCATCGACGTCGTCGATCGCGGCCAGCAGCGGGTGCCGGTCATCGGATTCCCGCTCGCGGTCTTCTACAAGTACCTCGACGACCAGGGCAACTACCTGGCCGCGATCATCGCCTACTACGCGTTCATCGCGATCTTCCCGTTGCTGCTCCTCGGCACCTCGATCCTCGGGTTCATCCTGCAGGGCAACCCCGACCTGCAGGAGCGGATCCTCGACTCCGCCCTCGGCCAGTTCCCGATCATCGGCGACGAGCTCGGCCGGCCCGAGGGGCTGCAGGGCTCGAAGACCGGCGCCGTCGTCGGTGGTCTGGTGGCGCTGTACGGCGCGCTCGGCCTCGGGCAGGCGATCCAGAACGCGCTCAACCAGGCCTGGGCGATCCCGCGCAACAGCCGGCCCAACCCGTTCCTGCTGCGGCTGCGCAGCCTGATGCTGCTCGTCACCGCCGGCGTCGCGCTGCTCGGCCTCTCGATCGGCTCGGCGTTGCTCAGCCAGACCGAGGTGTTCGGCGAGTTCGCGTCGTACCGCTGGCCGATCGTCGTCGTCACCGTGACCCTCGTGACCCTGGTGCTCGCGCTGCTGTTCCGGCTCGGCGCCGCGCGCACCCACCAGCTGCGCAGCGTGCTGCCCGGCGCCTTCGTGGTCGCGGTGATGTGGCAGAGCCTGCAGAGCATCGGTACCGCCTACGTCACCGGCGTCATCGCGGAGGCCGAGGGGATGGACTCGACGTTCGCGGTGGTCCTCGGTCTGATCGGCCTGCTCTGGGTCGCAGCCGTGATGGGGGTGCTGGGCATGGAGGTCAACGTCGTCCTCGCCCGCCGGCTGTGGCCCCGGGCGCTGCTCACGATCGTCACCGACAAGGTGAACCTCACCGACGCCGACAAGCGGGCCTACGAGTCGTACGCGCGGATGCAGCGGCACAAGGCCTACCAGGCGATCGGGGTCGTGTGGTCCGAGCGGCCGCGTTCGTCGTCCTCGGTCTCGCCTTCGGGGCCGGAGCCGGAGCCGGGTCCAGAGCCGGAACCGAGTCCGGGGTCGGGGCCGGCTGCGGAGACGGCGTCGGAGGTGGGGCCAGAGGTGGGGCCGGAGCCGAAGACCGCGGCCGCGCCGACGGGCAGGCCGATGCCGCCGACCGGCCCACCGCCCGCGGGTCCGCCGCCCCCGCCTTCCAGCCCGCCGCTGCCGAGCCAGCCGACGGTCGCGCCGGCCGACTCGCCGCCCGTGGGCTCGCCGGACAGTCCCTGA